A window of Hordeum vulgare subsp. vulgare chromosome 5H, MorexV3_pseudomolecules_assembly, whole genome shotgun sequence genomic DNA:
CGCCGCTGCACCACCACCTCATGGCTGCTCCCATGCTCCCGCCCTGGATGTCGTCCACCGCCACCAACGGCGCGCCCGTCTCTAatgcgccgccgtcgccgtccgtCACGCTCAGCCTCGCCTCCGCCGTCGCCGCGCCCCCGGCCGGCGCGCCGTggatgcagcagcagcagcagatggtggaggacggcgccgccgggttcgggttcgccaggccgccgccggcgccgggCATGGTGGCGGATGCTCCTCAGGCAGCGCTGGCGGAGCTGGCCGAGTGCTGCAGGGAGCTGGACGAGGGGCACCGCGCCTGGGCCGCGCACCGGAAAGAGGCATCTTGGAGGCTGAAGCGCGTGGAGCTGCAGCTGGAGTCGGAGCGCGCGTGCCGGCGGCGCGAGGCCGCGGAGGAGTTCGAGGCCAAGATGCGGGCGCTGTGGGAGGAGCAGGCGGCCGCCGTGGAGCGCCTGGAGGCGGAGTACCGGGAGAAGGTGGCCGGACTCCGGCGTGATGCCGAGCTCAAGGAGCAGAAGATGGCGGAGCAGTGGGCCACCAAGCACGCCCGCCTCACCAAGTTCCTCGAGCAGGTCGGCTCCTCGTGCCGCCGCTGGCCACCCGGCGAGATGAACGGCCGCTGACGGCGCGCCGGTTTGCTTTCTTGCACGCGCAGCATCCAAACCAAACCCCAGAGAAGACGATGGCATCGCATGCATGCTTGTTCTTTAGTTTTCTTCTCTTTTGTCACAACTGTTGGAAGCTTCACTTGTCACTCTAGTCTAGCTCATCAGAAAAATGTAAGCCGCTGCGGTTGCTACTGCCTTAATTTCACTTCTTATCGGCCGGTCATGGATCATGCCAATCATGGTTTCTTAGCAATAAATAAACATTTGGAAATCAAGACAAGTTCAACAAGAAATTATGTGATCGCGGGCATCAAAATGCAACTTGTATGAAAAAGATCCATTCCATGTGACCAGGCGGCATGGTAAGCTATGTACTACCTCCCTCCCAAAATAAATGTCAACTCTAATA
This region includes:
- the LOC123395453 gene encoding protein rough sheath 2 homolog — encoded protein: MEMKERQRWRPEEDAILRSYVRQYGPREWNLVAQRMNAPLDRDAKSCLERWKNYLRPGIKKGSLTDDEQRLVIRLQAKHGNKWKKIAAEVPGRTAKRLGKWWEVFKEKQQREIRDSRRPPPEPSPDERGRYEWLLENFAEKLVKERQQVGATPLHHHLMAAPMLPPWMSSTATNGAPVSNAPPSPSVTLSLASAVAAPPAGAPWMQQQQQMVEDGAAGFGFARPPPAPGMVADAPQAALAELAECCRELDEGHRAWAAHRKEASWRLKRVELQLESERACRRREAAEEFEAKMRALWEEQAAAVERLEAEYREKVAGLRRDAELKEQKMAEQWATKHARLTKFLEQVGSSCRRWPPGEMNGR